A genomic window from Astatotilapia calliptera chromosome 12, fAstCal1.2, whole genome shotgun sequence includes:
- the LOC113033794 gene encoding L-serine dehydratase/L-threonine deaminase, translating into MSTTSEMKTQQDLHVATPVRESLALTKLAGTSIYLKLDSSQPTGSFKIRGLGHLCKTLAERGYERFVCCSGGNAGMAAAYSARKLGVPATIIVPNVTPNITVEKMRDEGATVIIHGKNVDEGIAYGQELVANNAGWIYIPPFDDPLIWEGHTSLVKELEHDLKEKPGAIVLSVGGGGLLNGVVEGLRRANWADVPVVAMETMGAHSLHAAMEAGEHVTLPAITSVATTLGVAKVSAQTMKLSQEHPILSEVVTDQEAVKAVERFVDDEKILVEPACGAALAAVYSGIIKRLRDERKLPQHLGPVIIVVCGGNNISLEQLNKLKKQLGII; encoded by the exons ATGTCTACAACTAG TGAAATGAAGACCCAGCAGGATCTTCACGTGGCCACTCCAGTGAGGGAGAGCCTTGCCCTGACCAAACTGGCCGGGACCTCTATTTACCTCAAGCTGGATTCGTCGCAACCGACAGGATCCTTCAAGATCAGGGGCCTCGGTCACCTGTGCAAAACG CTGGCAGAGCGAGGATATGAGCGATTTGTCTGCTGTTCAG GAGGAAATGCCGGCATGGCAGCAGCTTATTCTGCCCGCAAGCTCGGGGTTCCTGCAACTATCATTGTCCCAAACGTCACACCGAACATAACAGTGGAGAAAATGAGGGATGAGGGAGCCACTGTGATCATTCATGGCAAG aATGTAGATGAAGGCATTGCATACGGACAGGAGCTTGTGGCAAACAACGCTGGCTGGATATACATCCCTCCCTTTGATGATCCCCTCATCTG GGAAGGCCACACATCTCTGGTGAAGGAGCTGGAGCACGACCTGAAGGAGAAGCCAGGAGCGATAGTGCTGTCAGTGGGAGGCGGGGGCCTGCTGAATGGGGTGGTGGAGGGACTGCGTCGCGCCAACTGGGCTGACGTCCCTGTTGTAGCCATGGAAACTATGGGTGCACATAGCCTCCATGCAGCCATGGAGGCTGGAGAGCATGTGACTTTACCTGCGATTACAAG TGTTGCAACCACACTGGGCGTGGCAAAGGTCTCAGCGCAGACAATGAAACTGTCACAAGAACACCCGATTCTGTCAGAAGTAGTCACAGACCAGGAGGCTGTGAAAGCTGTTGAACGCTTTGTGG ATGATGAGAAGATCCTGGTGGAGCCTGCCTGTGGTGCTGCTCTGGCAGCGGTGTACAGTGGCATTATCAAAAGGCTGAGGGATGAGCGCAAGCTGCCGCAGCACCTGGGCCCTGTGATCATTGTGGTGTGTGGCGGCAACAACATCAGCTTGGAGCAACTGAACAAGTTGAAAAAGCAGCTTGGCATTATTTAA